One segment of Sulfobacillus thermosulfidooxidans DSM 9293 DNA contains the following:
- a CDS encoding potassium channel family protein gives MQTFSTRVKWALGLIAAVLTLGTVGFHQIYHVNWLLAFYFIIAIMSTVSDSRITPHGTLQLVFNAIIIIIGTGVWIFGLSLIVSYFLESDLGHFKERRTMREIERMINHFVVIGAGRVGESIARELVDLGETVVILDPDPTRIERIRNSGLPALTINGFNADALNLAHLVKARGIALALPDDAQNLYAYLTARDINPHLQVVARAQTQESAHYLKNLGVDRIILPDLITGRRLARMLAKPVAQDLLMALLNEEGVHVQEIYVNDHDPIANQPVQNIRDIYGEAVTLIGYWHEGKLHMAPRAQDIIVPGDTVILVQVDET, from the coding sequence ATGCAAACGTTTTCGACGCGAGTAAAGTGGGCTTTAGGATTAATTGCTGCCGTATTAACCCTTGGCACGGTGGGATTTCACCAAATTTATCATGTGAATTGGCTTTTGGCTTTTTATTTCATTATCGCCATCATGTCGACCGTTAGTGACTCCCGAATTACGCCCCATGGAACACTCCAGTTGGTCTTCAATGCCATCATTATCATTATCGGGACAGGTGTATGGATTTTTGGCCTATCCCTGATTGTTTCATATTTTTTGGAATCTGATTTGGGTCATTTTAAGGAGCGACGCACAATGCGTGAAATTGAACGCATGATCAATCACTTTGTTGTTATCGGTGCCGGACGTGTGGGAGAAAGTATTGCGCGCGAATTGGTTGATCTGGGAGAGACCGTCGTAATTCTGGATCCCGATCCCACGCGCATCGAACGAATTCGCAATAGTGGACTGCCTGCTTTAACCATTAACGGCTTTAATGCCGATGCATTAAACTTGGCGCATTTAGTAAAAGCGCGAGGTATTGCTCTCGCGTTACCGGATGACGCTCAAAATTTGTATGCTTACTTAACGGCGCGCGATATTAATCCGCATCTTCAAGTGGTGGCGCGTGCTCAAACTCAGGAATCCGCTCATTATTTAAAAAATTTGGGCGTTGACCGGATTATTCTTCCCGACCTCATTACGGGCAGGCGTCTAGCGAGAATGCTTGCCAAACCGGTGGCGCAGGATTTGTTGATGGCCCTTCTCAATGAAGAAGGTGTCCATGTTCAAGAAATTTACGTCAATGATCATGACCCCATTGCGAATCAACCCGTACAAAATATTCGTGATATCTATGGTGAAGCCGTCACATTAATCGGTTACTGGCATGAAGGAAAATTGCACATGGCACCGCGTGCCCAGGACATTATCGTACCCGGTGATACTGTCATCCTCGTCCAAGTAGATGAAACATGA
- a CDS encoding DHA2 family efflux MFS transporter permease subunit, with translation MASRSNETEYTANWGPALFVLVIGGFMAILDTSIVNIAIPKLESVFSVNTQQVQWVVTIYLLTLGAVVPLAGWLGERFGYRRIYMTSLAVFTIGSALSGLSWSLGTLMVFRVLQATGGGLIMPITMAMLYRMVPRYRIGTAMGIWGLTAIVAPAIGPTLGGYLVEYVNWRLIFYINVPIGIIGLFLSLAFVPPFAPTSKIPLDTVGFVLAAGGLFGLLLGLSEGETWGWTSEPIVLILGASSLLLILFVLWELTTEHPLLDLRVFAHGSFAVANIITVIVTMGMFAGIFYVPLFLQTVVGYGALETGLMLMPSALATALTMGLSGRLYDKIGAKPLVIPGLLILAYTTYLLHNLSVNTPVSDVVLWLSLRGLGIGLTMMPAITAGMSRVPTALVGTGSAINNIVQRVAGSFGLAVLTAVLTHQEAVHEVYLSSAYTPISPVAENLLHTLAQYFASLGIPLTEVDPLALTLLHENILQQAFVMAMDDVFVLASWITLTGLIFAIMLKSYHAVQDSAQRPFQSSSSARQQVEM, from the coding sequence ATGGCAAGTCGCTCCAATGAAACTGAATATACTGCTAATTGGGGACCGGCTCTCTTTGTTTTAGTCATCGGCGGTTTTATGGCGATTTTGGATACATCGATAGTCAATATTGCCATTCCCAAATTGGAAAGCGTTTTCTCGGTCAACACGCAACAAGTGCAATGGGTTGTGACAATTTACTTATTGACACTGGGTGCGGTGGTTCCGCTTGCGGGGTGGTTAGGAGAACGATTTGGATATCGCCGAATCTATATGACATCCCTAGCCGTTTTCACGATAGGCTCAGCGCTTTCTGGATTGTCATGGAGTTTAGGTACTCTCATGGTCTTTCGTGTCCTCCAAGCAACGGGTGGGGGATTGATTATGCCCATTACCATGGCTATGCTCTACCGCATGGTGCCCCGCTATCGTATCGGTACGGCCATGGGGATATGGGGATTAACGGCGATTGTCGCGCCGGCTATTGGTCCGACACTCGGAGGATATCTGGTGGAATATGTAAATTGGCGCCTGATTTTTTATATTAACGTGCCGATAGGGATTATTGGCCTGTTTCTGAGCTTGGCCTTTGTTCCCCCATTTGCGCCGACCTCGAAAATTCCTTTGGATACTGTGGGATTTGTTTTGGCGGCTGGCGGACTTTTTGGACTTCTACTCGGATTATCTGAAGGAGAAACTTGGGGATGGACCTCGGAACCGATTGTCCTCATCTTAGGCGCGTCTAGTTTGTTATTGATATTGTTTGTGTTGTGGGAACTGACCACGGAGCATCCTCTTCTGGATTTGCGTGTATTTGCCCATGGTTCGTTTGCCGTGGCCAATATTATCACCGTCATTGTGACCATGGGAATGTTTGCCGGAATTTTTTATGTGCCGTTGTTCTTACAAACGGTAGTGGGGTATGGAGCTTTAGAAACGGGCCTGATGTTAATGCCCAGTGCGCTGGCTACCGCTTTAACTATGGGCTTATCCGGGCGTCTTTATGACAAAATTGGCGCCAAACCGTTAGTTATTCCGGGGTTGCTAATTTTAGCGTATACCACTTATCTGCTACATAACCTCAGCGTGAATACGCCTGTCAGTGATGTGGTGTTATGGCTGAGTTTGCGTGGGCTTGGCATTGGCTTAACAATGATGCCAGCGATTACCGCGGGGATGTCCCGGGTTCCCACAGCATTGGTCGGAACGGGTTCCGCCATCAATAACATTGTGCAACGAGTTGCCGGTTCTTTTGGATTAGCGGTGTTGACAGCCGTTCTTACCCATCAAGAAGCGGTGCATGAAGTCTATTTGTCTTCAGCATATACGCCGATTTCGCCCGTTGCCGAAAACTTATTACACACTTTAGCCCAATACTTTGCGTCTTTGGGCATACCATTGACTGAAGTAGACCCGCTGGCCTTAACTCTGCTGCATGAAAATATCCTACAACAGGCTTTTGTCATGGCCATGGATGATGTCTTTGTTTTAGCGTCATGGATTACTTTAACGGGCTTGATCTTTGCAATCATGTTGAAGAGTTATCATGCTGTCCAAGATTCAGCACAAAGACCTTTTCAATCATCGAGTTCCGCTAGGCAGCAAGTGGAAATGTAG
- a CDS encoding YbjQ family protein: MAFLGGNNNQLTGMGEIEEELKQLQSHPGAATSNLSAMDFWLLVDAGYQPLGFVLGNSVMSMGVSGGIATAFKGLQRGELKQLTQLMYAARELSLQRMKAEADALGADSIINVQVEIIHRSEEIMEVVATGTAVKKVSEPSGRQITLQVK; the protein is encoded by the coding sequence ATGGCCTTTCTAGGTGGTAATAACAATCAATTAACGGGAATGGGTGAAATTGAAGAAGAATTAAAGCAACTGCAAAGCCATCCCGGTGCCGCGACGAGTAATTTAAGTGCTATGGATTTCTGGTTGCTCGTTGATGCAGGTTATCAACCCTTAGGTTTTGTTTTAGGCAATTCGGTCATGAGTATGGGCGTGTCTGGCGGCATTGCCACAGCGTTTAAGGGACTTCAACGCGGCGAACTGAAGCAATTGACCCAGCTCATGTATGCTGCCCGCGAACTATCCTTGCAACGTATGAAAGCCGAAGCCGATGCATTAGGGGCTGACAGCATCATTAATGTCCAGGTAGAAATTATTCATCGGTCAGAAGAAATCATGGAAGTTGTTGCAACGGGAACCGCTGTCAAAAAGGTTAGTGAGCCCTCAGGCCGTCAAATCACCTTGCAAGTGAAATAG
- a CDS encoding nucleoside hydrolase produces MMMKSVYLDMDPGHDDVLALLVALTAFHVKGVTTVAGNQTVDKTYRNARRVLDLAHYEAISVHQGYAHPLFRPLVTASHVHGSSGLDGYRFHPRTREDEILDDAQMWLASEFLHEPDPITWIATGPLTNVAAFLMGNTHFIPHIERLAIMGGSLNKGNITPYAEFNFYVDPDAADWVLASGIPIRLVGLDVTHKALLSPEALERFLTWGSEVGTMLHDIFTFYFDHEPDAGPGGAPVHDVLAVAAVAHPEFFSWQPMNIRVERCHDVHRGQVIVVPGSGVDDRGVEVAIDIDVDRFFSWMWEMLDPYSR; encoded by the coding sequence ATGATGATGAAATCTGTTTATCTGGATATGGATCCGGGTCATGATGATGTACTCGCACTATTGGTCGCATTAACCGCATTTCACGTCAAGGGTGTAACGACGGTGGCTGGAAATCAGACAGTGGATAAAACATACCGTAATGCGCGCCGAGTCCTCGACTTAGCGCATTATGAGGCCATTTCTGTGCATCAGGGCTATGCCCATCCTCTGTTCAGACCATTAGTGACGGCCAGTCATGTGCATGGATCCAGCGGGCTCGATGGATATCGTTTTCATCCCCGAACCCGGGAAGACGAGATTCTCGATGACGCCCAAATGTGGTTAGCATCAGAATTCTTACACGAGCCTGATCCCATCACGTGGATTGCCACAGGACCGTTAACCAATGTTGCAGCGTTTCTAATGGGCAACACCCACTTCATTCCCCATATTGAACGATTGGCCATCATGGGAGGTTCCTTGAATAAGGGAAACATTACCCCTTATGCTGAATTCAACTTTTATGTCGATCCCGATGCGGCCGACTGGGTGTTGGCATCAGGTATTCCCATTCGTCTGGTCGGATTAGACGTGACGCATAAGGCGTTATTGTCGCCCGAAGCTCTTGAGCGGTTTCTGACATGGGGTTCAGAAGTCGGAACCATGTTACACGATATTTTCACCTTTTATTTTGACCATGAACCCGATGCGGGTCCCGGTGGTGCTCCCGTCCACGATGTCTTAGCTGTGGCTGCTGTTGCCCATCCTGAATTTTTTAGCTGGCAACCCATGAATATTCGGGTTGAACGATGTCATGACGTTCACCGAGGACAAGTGATTGTTGTCCCGGGTTCCGGCGTAGATGATCGTGGGGTCGAGGTCGCGATTGATATCGATGTCGACCGATTTTTTTCGTGGATGTGGGAAATGTTGGATCCTTATTCTCGATGA
- a CDS encoding MFS transporter, with the protein MNGSLWCRLFLRFVRAFRAFHTFRSFLFLWIGSFFASLADSAYYVVLAWFVLRLSHSAADLGTTLLLASLPRLVFMAMGGVIIDRFNPKIILLVSLLLRAGILLGVSQLAGMGSFTMILLYIVAFLFGVIDAFYWPTQNAMVPFVVEPVELGRANAMIQTSQQFSVVVGPLSAGLLLRMPHFSVIFMVIASLYIMSFAVIAMVRLISSRSFEPKKDEGMKGLWVNLVEGIRYVFRIRVLLFLMLASMLINLFFMGPANIGLPSFVQDHGWSGTIYGDFESALGLGAVLGGIFVGLFNGLRGHFRWLALAASGIGMGLCATSLVHQWFLGIVFMGVSGIAISVTDIPIITYVQTIVDQAMLGRVMSLLSLMSVGLTPLSYALSALVLNAHLLQPAQLMFVGGMIVTIFCAALIFQRDFRLMEQHPRWKQQIKSAEPSL; encoded by the coding sequence ATGAATGGATCGTTGTGGTGCCGTTTGTTCTTACGGTTTGTTCGTGCTTTCCGTGCCTTTCATACCTTTCGTTCTTTTCTTTTCCTATGGATAGGATCGTTTTTCGCATCGTTAGCAGACAGCGCGTATTATGTGGTTTTGGCGTGGTTTGTTCTAAGATTGTCACATTCGGCTGCGGATTTGGGAACCACGTTATTATTGGCTTCTCTGCCTCGATTGGTTTTCATGGCGATGGGAGGAGTGATAATCGACCGTTTCAATCCTAAAATTATTCTCCTCGTTTCGTTACTCTTACGGGCAGGGATTCTTTTGGGGGTGAGTCAGCTTGCTGGCATGGGTTCCTTTACAATGATCCTCCTATACATTGTCGCCTTTTTGTTTGGTGTCATCGATGCATTTTATTGGCCGACGCAAAATGCGATGGTTCCCTTTGTTGTAGAACCCGTGGAGCTAGGACGTGCTAATGCCATGATTCAAACCAGTCAACAATTTAGTGTGGTTGTCGGACCGCTGTCTGCAGGACTATTGTTACGAATGCCACATTTTTCCGTGATCTTTATGGTTATTGCTAGTCTGTATATCATGAGTTTCGCGGTTATTGCTATGGTGCGTTTGATCTCTTCCCGATCTTTTGAACCTAAAAAAGATGAGGGAATGAAAGGACTGTGGGTCAATCTTGTCGAGGGCATTCGTTATGTATTTCGAATACGTGTGCTCTTATTTCTTATGTTAGCGTCCATGCTGATTAATCTGTTTTTTATGGGACCGGCCAATATTGGCTTACCCAGTTTCGTTCAAGATCATGGATGGTCCGGAACGATTTATGGTGATTTTGAGTCTGCTTTGGGACTAGGGGCTGTCCTTGGAGGAATTTTTGTGGGCTTGTTTAATGGCCTTCGGGGTCATTTTCGGTGGTTGGCTCTCGCCGCGTCCGGTATTGGCATGGGTCTTTGTGCCACATCCCTCGTTCATCAGTGGTTCCTGGGCATTGTATTTATGGGGGTGTCTGGCATAGCGATTAGTGTGACAGATATCCCCATCATTACATATGTTCAAACCATTGTCGATCAGGCCATGTTGGGTCGAGTGATGTCCTTGCTGAGCTTGATGTCAGTGGGGTTAACGCCACTGAGTTATGCCCTGTCGGCCTTAGTATTGAACGCACATCTTTTGCAGCCAGCCCAGTTAATGTTTGTCGGCGGAATGATTGTCACCATATTTTGTGCTGCCTTGATTTTTCAGCGTGATTTTCGTTTGATGGAACAGCATCCCCGTTGGAAGCAACAAATAAAATCTGCAGAACCGTCTCTATAA
- a CDS encoding ArsR/SmtB family transcription factor, translating into MKHYFVIQDYDTLRILSDPLRMQILGYLIAHEYTGKQIADLMTMAPSKIHYHLKELEDKGLVTVVRTQEKNGIVQKFYRAVAFDYVIDEELLPIIHSQPTLLQDVLITQLHMVIGRIRETPAGSFPNIAEHVEGASLEPPFMGDAYEFKVDRKDLQQWLVKYRSLLKELEELDQSFREAIDRDQRKDPGEIFFLQNVGFVTPTQYFVSEDHELPPGYQWAGRGLVRRISS; encoded by the coding sequence TTGAAACATTATTTTGTTATACAAGATTACGATACACTGAGAATCTTAAGTGATCCGCTGCGGATGCAAATTCTCGGATATTTAATTGCTCATGAATATACAGGAAAGCAAATCGCTGACTTGATGACAATGGCCCCATCTAAAATTCATTACCATTTGAAGGAACTTGAAGACAAAGGGTTAGTGACGGTGGTGCGTACCCAAGAAAAAAATGGCATTGTCCAAAAATTTTATCGTGCAGTAGCTTTCGATTATGTCATAGATGAAGAATTGCTGCCCATCATTCACTCGCAGCCAACATTACTGCAAGACGTCTTAATCACCCAATTACATATGGTCATTGGGCGCATTCGAGAAACCCCTGCGGGCTCATTTCCTAATATTGCGGAACATGTTGAAGGGGCTTCACTAGAGCCGCCGTTCATGGGAGATGCGTATGAATTTAAAGTGGATCGCAAGGATTTGCAGCAATGGCTGGTCAAATATCGCTCTTTATTAAAGGAATTAGAAGAGTTGGACCAGTCTTTTCGTGAAGCTATTGACAGAGATCAAAGGAAAGATCCGGGAGAGATTTTCTTTCTTCAAAACGTTGGGTTTGTCACTCCCACTCAATATTTTGTCAGTGAGGACCACGAGCTGCCCCCAGGCTATCAATGGGCGGGTAGAGGGTTGGTACGGAGGATCAGTTCATGA
- a CDS encoding ABC1 kinase family protein codes for MPSQLKRTLAIFRLALSYWRDYRNIERIERQQLPDAEQVIQDIYRQGGIRFRQEALRLQGLIIKVGQFLSARTDVLPLAFTKELQQLQDQVPAAPFDDIRELIESTFHKPLQEIFTDFEPAPIAAASLGQVHKARLATTHDLIAVKVQRPNIRDLAKTDLKALARVMAFLRRWTKVGRRIDTVKLFEEFRQSVYRELDYIQEQEHLLRFKKNFSDWPMIKVPDVYPDYVHSTVLVMEYVEGIKLTDIEQLRQHELNPHQLAAILIEAYLKQIVVDGFVQIDPHPGNFLAGFDGRLIFLDFGMMSDIVPEHIDVFGRLVEYALAQNAHGVVDCMIDLGFVRPSANLEVLTRAVSVMLARMAGVPLQEGPALTALVHDFQDFLYEEPLQFPAHYMFLGRAIGMLFGLVSTLDPDLDWMALLKDKALPMINERRVLWNNRYYQLLREQVERLFGPTGKLLWDRGAQKVVQWGQIGLRLPETLDKSLSRIAYGAIETRPDVTAILRRLDYLSQQLTVAIILGSAGLMAVLAALWHGHYLLGFSGIFYVASGLLTILGLIKIFKMKRYHSRRRRH; via the coding sequence TTGCCCTCACAACTGAAACGCACGTTGGCCATTTTTCGTTTGGCCTTGTCCTATTGGCGGGATTACCGGAATATTGAACGCATCGAACGACAACAGCTGCCGGATGCCGAACAAGTCATTCAAGATATTTACCGACAAGGTGGAATTCGATTTCGCCAGGAGGCCTTGCGTTTACAAGGCCTCATTATCAAAGTCGGACAATTTTTAAGTGCCCGCACGGATGTGTTGCCATTAGCCTTCACCAAGGAATTACAACAGTTGCAGGATCAAGTGCCTGCCGCACCTTTTGACGATATTCGCGAATTGATTGAAAGCACCTTTCACAAACCCTTGCAAGAAATTTTTACGGATTTCGAACCAGCACCGATTGCTGCCGCTTCATTGGGACAAGTTCATAAGGCTCGTCTTGCCACAACGCATGATCTCATTGCGGTAAAAGTCCAGCGTCCCAATATACGGGACTTAGCCAAGACAGATCTCAAAGCCTTGGCACGCGTCATGGCATTCTTGCGGCGATGGACCAAGGTGGGCCGACGCATTGATACGGTTAAACTCTTTGAAGAATTTCGGCAATCCGTGTACCGAGAACTCGATTATATTCAAGAACAAGAACATTTATTGCGATTTAAGAAGAATTTTTCAGACTGGCCAATGATTAAAGTGCCTGATGTTTATCCTGATTATGTCCATTCCACTGTGCTCGTGATGGAATACGTTGAGGGTATCAAACTCACCGATATCGAGCAATTACGTCAACACGAATTAAATCCGCATCAATTAGCTGCAATCCTCATTGAAGCGTATTTAAAGCAAATTGTTGTGGATGGATTTGTGCAGATTGATCCGCATCCTGGAAACTTTCTGGCAGGATTTGATGGACGTCTCATATTCCTAGATTTTGGCATGATGAGTGACATTGTGCCTGAACACATCGATGTGTTTGGACGTTTGGTGGAATATGCATTGGCACAAAATGCCCATGGAGTTGTCGATTGTATGATCGATCTGGGGTTTGTGCGTCCATCGGCCAATTTGGAAGTCTTGACCCGAGCTGTTTCTGTGATGTTAGCCCGTATGGCAGGTGTTCCGTTGCAAGAAGGTCCTGCGTTAACAGCTTTAGTGCATGATTTTCAAGATTTTCTCTATGAAGAACCGTTACAATTCCCTGCGCACTACATGTTTTTAGGGCGGGCCATCGGCATGTTATTTGGACTGGTTTCTACGTTAGATCCCGATTTGGATTGGATGGCACTGTTAAAAGATAAGGCATTGCCGATGATTAACGAACGGCGTGTGTTATGGAATAATCGCTATTATCAATTGTTACGGGAACAAGTGGAACGATTGTTTGGACCAACAGGAAAACTTTTATGGGATCGTGGTGCCCAAAAAGTTGTGCAATGGGGTCAAATCGGTCTGCGTTTACCCGAAACACTGGACAAAAGTCTATCGCGCATAGCCTATGGCGCTATCGAAACGCGCCCCGACGTAACGGCCATTCTACGACGACTGGATTACTTGTCACAGCAACTCACTGTGGCAATCATATTAGGGTCAGCCGGACTGATGGCCGTTTTAGCCGCATTATGGCACGGTCACTATTTATTGGGGTTCTCAGGGATCTTTTATGTTGCCAGTGGATTGCTCACCATCCTGGGCCTGATTAAAATATTCAAAATGAAACGTTATCATTCCCGAAGACGGCGACATTAA
- the dinB gene encoding DNA polymerase IV produces the protein MSRHFDPFREPASGWILHCDADAFYASCHMAQRPELREQPVVVAGDVRTRHGIIVTANYRARQFGIETGMNLGQAWQLCPDIVAITPDKSLYRRYSEHLHHIFQQYTGIIEPLALDEAWLDMSNQMSFAENPALVAASLQAQVRERLGITISIGISVNKMLAKQVSDWNKPEGITVLRKDELPERLWPRPVTELFGCGPVTAQKMERLGIQTIGDLAQQPLSAILHQFGQHGLALYLRAKGDDYTPVINPRCTDRRSVSAEHTTAQDLSGIADILALFQQCSQEISARLLQLGLVGYRMGIKWRTTDFRLHSKQLSSSLPLQSTDSIYRLARQLWLHVAENRPVRLIGITVSLLELPSPQLRFWDE, from the coding sequence GTGTCGCGACATTTTGATCCGTTTCGAGAGCCAGCATCCGGTTGGATATTGCACTGCGATGCCGATGCGTTTTATGCATCCTGTCACATGGCACAGCGACCTGAACTGCGTGAACAGCCTGTTGTCGTGGCCGGAGATGTTAGAACCCGTCATGGAATTATTGTCACGGCCAATTATCGCGCCCGCCAATTTGGCATAGAAACAGGTATGAATCTTGGCCAAGCTTGGCAATTATGTCCGGACATCGTGGCGATTACGCCTGATAAATCCCTATATCGCCGGTATTCAGAACATCTGCATCACATCTTTCAACAATACACGGGGATTATTGAACCTCTTGCCTTGGATGAAGCATGGCTGGACATGAGTAATCAGATGAGTTTTGCCGAGAATCCGGCACTGGTGGCAGCATCTTTGCAGGCACAGGTTCGAGAACGTTTAGGTATCACCATTAGTATAGGGATTTCTGTGAATAAGATGTTAGCCAAACAAGTTAGTGATTGGAATAAACCGGAGGGCATTACGGTACTGAGAAAAGACGAGTTGCCCGAGCGATTATGGCCCCGTCCTGTTACGGAGTTATTTGGGTGTGGACCGGTTACAGCGCAAAAAATGGAGCGATTAGGCATTCAGACCATAGGCGATCTTGCGCAACAACCGTTATCGGCGATCCTCCATCAATTTGGGCAACACGGTCTCGCACTGTATCTGAGAGCCAAGGGCGATGATTACACGCCGGTGATAAATCCCCGTTGCACTGACCGACGGTCGGTCAGTGCCGAGCACACGACAGCGCAGGATTTATCGGGAATTGCCGACATTCTTGCGTTGTTCCAACAATGTTCCCAAGAGATCAGCGCCCGGTTATTACAGCTGGGATTGGTGGGTTACCGAATGGGTATTAAATGGCGAACAACGGATTTCAGGTTACACAGTAAACAGCTGTCATCTTCTTTGCCGCTGCAAAGCACTGATAGCATTTACCGTCTCGCGAGGCAATTGTGGTTACATGTTGCAGAAAATCGTCCCGTACGGTTAATAGGTATTACGGTATCGTTACTGGAATTACCTTCGCCACAATTGCGCTTTTGGGATGAGTAA
- a CDS encoding UvrD-helicase domain-containing protein, protein MEYRFEKSSRTFLAEQTTLSHVLRTIDEGLNRLLTRDRQPVSGANDIAVYEAVARGEQKWFEEWDRHRSSPYYGRLEYIDHDENDVMEVVYVSKSQRSLSFRDGKDRVINVIPWNAPVAKMYITHRSVPNIWDLKRVTRLVIQAATLDEVTDLYRDANLPDLGDLGEFIESKMFEKSSGGKLADIVATLQEEQYDLIVQPMRQSLVINGGPGSGKTEIALHRVVHLLHSQSLTAKQILYLGPSAPFLRYVSDILPSLDATDIVLHDLGAWVSAYAGLPVRPQILYQEESKLYDLGFVEFVDRWFKEYLEEVALKLGPLEMEFNVDRMSGKQTRVASLLCEDVARLLASAKSLSHGVQLLRERWTSVVETVLVGSESHEFQTAMSQARQRFAAWLATSHLPRDINDVAPLYSTVRKQFGLSSPFSLQGTWGIGDALGLLYLSTKIFSPKQRYALIVLDEAQDLPAIGFALVRQLLTANGSLTVVGDPYQHLTDFSQPLSWETLAQQLQARYIVLKDNYRSRAKVVQLANAAHPAGIEQRPRRPGGIIHPPYSLGHHAAEKLIHEVERLVSRYSGQVALIFANKIPHQLREELFALQPEQLKMAVEPADPEGYQVIISTVKYAKGLEFDAAILVAESATAFELVLGGAYQLYTAISRAREEVMMFGLGHMPRHYQTLYESVSHD, encoded by the coding sequence ATGGAGTATCGTTTTGAAAAATCGTCAAGAACGTTTTTAGCTGAGCAGACCACGTTATCCCACGTTTTAAGAACCATCGACGAAGGATTGAACCGGCTATTAACCCGAGACCGACAACCCGTTTCCGGGGCCAATGACATTGCTGTTTATGAGGCGGTCGCGCGGGGCGAACAAAAATGGTTTGAAGAGTGGGATCGGCATCGCTCAAGCCCCTATTATGGACGATTGGAATATATTGATCACGATGAGAACGATGTTATGGAAGTGGTTTATGTCAGTAAATCGCAGCGTTCTTTGTCGTTTCGTGATGGCAAAGATCGCGTCATCAATGTGATACCATGGAATGCACCTGTAGCTAAAATGTATATTACGCACCGGTCTGTGCCCAATATCTGGGATTTGAAACGGGTTACCCGTCTTGTCATTCAGGCGGCAACCCTTGATGAAGTGACAGATCTCTACCGTGATGCCAATCTTCCCGACTTGGGAGATTTAGGAGAATTTATTGAGTCCAAGATGTTTGAGAAAAGCTCTGGAGGCAAACTCGCCGATATTGTGGCGACATTGCAAGAAGAGCAATATGATTTAATTGTTCAGCCCATGCGGCAAAGCCTGGTGATAAATGGGGGACCTGGTAGTGGCAAGACCGAGATTGCTCTGCACCGTGTTGTCCATTTATTGCATTCCCAATCTCTGACGGCTAAGCAAATTTTGTATTTGGGTCCATCCGCGCCATTTTTGCGCTATGTTTCTGATATTTTGCCTTCGCTGGATGCCACCGATATTGTTTTACATGATTTAGGGGCGTGGGTATCAGCTTATGCTGGGCTGCCTGTGCGCCCTCAGATTCTGTATCAAGAGGAGAGCAAATTGTATGATCTTGGATTTGTGGAGTTTGTGGACCGATGGTTTAAGGAATATCTTGAAGAAGTCGCCTTGAAATTAGGTCCTTTAGAGATGGAATTTAACGTGGACCGTATGAGCGGTAAACAAACTCGGGTCGCCAGTCTCTTGTGTGAAGATGTGGCTCGGTTACTTGCTTCCGCCAAATCGTTGTCACACGGTGTGCAATTGCTTCGCGAGCGGTGGACATCGGTCGTGGAAACAGTACTTGTCGGTTCAGAATCTCACGAGTTTCAAACAGCGATGAGTCAAGCCCGGCAACGATTTGCCGCGTGGCTGGCTACGAGTCATCTTCCTCGAGACATCAATGATGTCGCCCCGCTTTATAGCACAGTCCGGAAACAATTTGGGTTATCATCACCCTTTTCATTGCAAGGGACATGGGGAATAGGCGATGCGCTAGGGCTATTATATTTGTCTACCAAGATTTTTTCTCCTAAGCAGCGCTATGCTCTTATTGTTCTCGATGAGGCTCAAGATTTACCGGCGATAGGATTTGCGCTGGTGCGTCAGCTGTTAACAGCTAACGGGTCCCTTACTGTGGTCGGAGACCCGTATCAGCATTTAACAGATTTTTCTCAGCCGTTGTCGTGGGAAACTTTGGCTCAGCAATTACAGGCTCGGTATATCGTACTCAAAGATAATTATCGTTCTCGTGCTAAAGTCGTCCAGCTAGCTAATGCAGCCCATCCAGCGGGAATCGAACAGCGTCCGCGGCGACCTGGTGGGATTATTCATCCTCCCTATTCTTTGGGACATCACGCAGCAGAAAAACTGATTCACGAAGTTGAGCGTCTAGTGAGCCGATATTCAGGCCAAGTCGCCTTGATTTTTGCCAATAAGATTCCTCATCAATTGCGGGAAGAGCTATTCGCCTTGCAACCCGAACAACTTAAAATGGCTGTAGAACCTGCAGATCCGGAAGGATATCAGGTCATTATTAGCACAGTAAAATACGCCAAAGGCTTGGAATTTGATGCGGCCATATTGGTTGCCGAGAGTGCAACCGCCTTTGAACTGGTATTAGGTGGTGCCTATCAATTGTATACGGCCATTTCTCGGGCGCGCGAAGAAGTTATGATGTTTGGCTTAGGACATATGCCTAGACACTATCAAACCCTCTATGAGTCAGTAAGCCATGACTAG